GTTGATATCGCAGAACTCTGTCATTAATATATGAACAACTCTTCAATCGTTACTTTGATCTGACATGGAACCCGATAAGTATGGAACCGACTTTTGAGCAGGCCGAAGAATTGGCGGGCATGTTCCATCTGCTTGGCGACGTCAATCGGCTGCGACTGATTTGTGCTTGCCTTGAGGAAGCGGTCTGCGTCCAAGATCTGGCCGATCGCTTCAGCCTGCCCCCTTCTCTGGTGAGTCACCACTTGCGTCTGCTGAAGGCGGCACGCATCATGCGTGCCGAGCGACGTGGCAAGCAGGTGTTCTACACAGTCAACGATGAGCACGTGCGTCGGGTACTTAGCGATATGACGATCCACGTCGCTGAAGACACTGGGGGCGAACGTTAACAATAGAAATCGACGCAGCTCATGCCCAGGTGCGGGCCCAAGCACTCGGCCTCGCTCTGGGCGTGCTACGCGGAGAGGTGCCGAACGTGACACATACCCATTCCCATGAACACGATGCGAACGGACATGACTCTAACCGCTATAACCATGGGCATTCGCACGACCAACACGACCATGCTCATTCGATCAGTCCGGATGTGGACAAGCGCTATCTGACGATCGCGCTGGCGTTGCTGCTGGCCTTTATGGCAGTCGAAGTCGTCGCGGGCCTGAAGGCCTCCTCGCTGGCACTGATATCGGATGCAGGGCACATGCTCACCGATGCGGGTGCAATCGCGATGTCGCTGGCTGTGATGCGTCTGGCGCAGCGGCCCGCAGGAGGTCGGTTTACCTTCGGCTTCAAGCGCGCTGAAATCTTCAGTGCCCAGATCAACGGTCTGACATTGGTGGCATTGGCCGGCTGGTTTCTGATTGAGGCAGTGCGCCGCCTGATCTGGCCGCCTGCGGTCGATGGACTGCTCGTGACCTGGGTCGCCCTGGCGGGTATTGTCGTGAACCTGTTGGCGACGTGGTCGATGAGCAAGGCCAATCGGGAGAGCCTCAACGTCGAAGGTAGCTTTCAGCACATTCTCACCGATCTGTACGCCTTCATCGTCACCGCAATCGCTGGCGCTTTGATCCACTGGACGCATTTCTACCGCTTCGATGCGCTCGCCGCCCTGGTGGTGGCGGCCTTGATGCTACGCGCGGGGGTGGGTCTGCTCAAGGAATCGGGGCGTGTCTTCCTCGAGTCCGCCCCCAAGGGGGTGGACTCGGATGTCATCGGCGACACATTGGCTGCAGATCCGGGCGTGTGCGAGGTGCATGACCTGCATGTCTGGGAGGTAACGTCTGGCTTTACTGCCCTATCCGCGCACGTCCTTGTACCCAGTGACAAGCCTTGCCACGGAGAGTGCCATGCGGTGCGTCGCCGCCTTAGCGTACTGCTTGCCGAGCGTTTTGACATCGAGCACGTGACGCTCCAGGTGGACCACTTCCACACCGAGTACCGGATCCCCATGCAGGAGATTCGCCAGTCCATGTCCGCTTCCTGAGACGGTAAGGATTACCTCAAGACTGACAGTGCATCAAACGTGTTTCTCTGGAGACTCTTCGCGTGCATCATGGGGATCGGAATGGCCTTTTTCTACCCCACTCTCGTGGCCGAGGTCGCGGACATCTCCACTCCTGCCTGGCGAGGACGGGCCCTGGGCACCTACCGCTACTGGCGCGACACGGGATACGCTGTCGGGGCCGTCCTTCCTGGGACTTCTCACCCAATGGAAACAGGAGACGGAGATCGCCTTCTGGACGCCGGCGGTCCTTGGCCTGTCTGGGCTCTGGGTGGCGATCGGCTCGGAGGAGACCCATCCCGGATTGAATCCGGCCGGCGGATCGGGGTCAGACGGATGAACAAACATTCCCTGAGAACGGGAAAGGAAAAATTTTCGTCCCCGTTATGCTTGTTTCTTTCTTTCATGGTCACGTATTGAAAGATATCGGAGATGAATTTTGGACACATTATGCTTGTTTTGGGGGACAAGTTATGGTTGTACTCACAGGTTGTTCGTCAACTACCACAAAAAGAACCCACTGATATGCTCACACCACGGAACTTAGATTTGATGGCGTCCAAGGCACGGCTATGAGCTGTGATTGCGGCCAAGTATCCGCCCGGTCGGCCATCGAGCGATTGATTGTGAGGCGTGCCTTCTTCCTCAATGCGATGATGTGCGTGATCGGCTTGGGTGCCGCCTACTTCGCTCAGTCAACAAGCATTCTGGCGGATGCGATCGACATGGCCGCCGATTCAGCGCCTATCCCATTCCCGCCCAAGAACAGATCCTGCTTCAGTGGATCGGACACCAGCAGTTCATCTATAACGCCAATGTGTCAGAAGACCGCTATTACCGGACCTTCGCAAAAAAAGCGGTGTCTCTTTCGGGAACACCCATTCCTGTCGATCAGGAGTACGCCCGGTTCATCGGACCCGACACCCCCTGGCTTCGGGATGTCCCCTCCCAGATCCTCCGTAACGGGGCGGTTCACTGGAAACAGGCGATAACCCGTTTTTTCTCCCGTCCTTTCTCCGGAAGACCCGTCTTCCGGAGAAAGGACGGGAGGGCGGCCGTCGGTCTGGATCACCTCCAAACTTTTCTCCTTGCAAACCATTGTATAGGCATTTTCACGAAGAAGTTCCCCTATTCCCGAGATTTTCCGGATTGCTTCTTTATGACCTTCCCTTGCACATTCGGCTTGTGATCTGAAACCAAAAATCCAATCTTTGTAGGATCAAAAAACTCGGGAGGGATTTTTTCCTGCGCAGACGAGCGTTCCCGAGCGCAAGACAAACAAGGACCTATTCCGCCAGACGATAACGAACTTCACGACCGGCGAATCGGGGAATAAAATCGGCAATATCCCATCGGGCTAACGGGGCCTTCGACGACTTCGCAGAGGCCCATTTTTCCCATCATTCCGCCTTTCATTCCTTCCGTTGGCATTTCCTGCATCATTTGGCCCATCCCGGGCATGTTTTCCATCATCTGTTTCATTTGCGGACTGGCAGGAAGAAAATGTGTGCAGTTCATGCACATTTTCCCTTGCTCTGGATGCGACTGATAATGGGCGATCTTTTTACTGATTTTTGGGGTTCCTGCCAAAGCTGGATTTCTCTCAAGCAAGATCCATCCGGCTCCCAATAATGCAAAAATCGGGATTTTCCGCAAAAAATCTCTTCTCGAAACATTGCCAGTTAAACGTCTCAAAGATTTTTTATCCATCTTTTCCTCCAGAAATTCCGAGACTCCATTTGTTGCCGATCCGGATAAGGCACTCTTTTTCATGAAAGCCCTTCTCCCGGAACAGGAAGTTCCGGGAGAGTTCCCTGACACAGGAGAGCATGGATTTCCCATGGCCAGAGAGGGCCTCATTAAAAACGCAGTGAAGATCGAACAACTCCAAACGACTCACTTTTTCTGAATGATCTCGAGTAGAAGGGATTCATCCCTGATCATCTGGTCCATCATCTTGTTCATGACAAGGTTGTACTCCTCCATCCTTCGGTCAGAACGGACGAGATCCGCGACCGTTGTCATCTTTCCCATTTTCATGCTGTCCATCATCAGCTTGTTCATTTCCTTTCGCATGATTTTATTGTTGCTCTTGATCATTTTTATTTGTGCTGCAAGAGCGTTTTGGCGTTCTATTCCACTTGTCTTTTCGGCTTGTCTCAATTTCGCCTCAGATTTATCCATCTTCTGATTCAGGAAGACATCAGCAGGATTCACTGCCCATGCCCCCACGGGAAAACCCAGGGAAAAAATTGCCGATGAAATGAGAATCGTTTTTTTTAACATGATGAACCTCCGATTGTTATGTCTCTTGTTCTTTGGATCCCCGATCGGGAAAATCCGGTCGATGGACTGAAGTCCCATTCTACATGAGCCATGGAAAATTTTCGTTGCTTTTCTGTCCTGAAACCCAGACTTTTCCATTGGAAAAGTCTGGGTGAGCTAGAGAGCCATCCTCCGAAAACTTACGGAAGTTCTTCGATCTTTGTGATGACGGGTCCTTGAGTGTCCTGAATGACATCGAAACG
This genomic interval from Leptospirillum ferriphilum contains the following:
- a CDS encoding ArsR/SmtB family transcription factor, with the protein product MEPTFEQAEELAGMFHLLGDVNRLRLICACLEEAVCVQDLADRFSLPPSLVSHHLRLLKAARIMRAERRGKQVFYTVNDEHVRRVLSDMTIHVAEDTGGER
- a CDS encoding cation diffusion facilitator family transporter; translated protein: MSPDVDKRYLTIALALLLAFMAVEVVAGLKASSLALISDAGHMLTDAGAIAMSLAVMRLAQRPAGGRFTFGFKRAEIFSAQINGLTLVALAGWFLIEAVRRLIWPPAVDGLLVTWVALAGIVVNLLATWSMSKANRESLNVEGSFQHILTDLYAFIVTAIAGALIHWTHFYRFDALAALVVAALMLRAGVGLLKESGRVFLESAPKGVDSDVIGDTLAADPGVCEVHDLHVWEVTSGFTALSAHVLVPSDKPCHGECHAVRRRLSVLLAERFDIEHVTLQVDHFHTEYRIPMQEIRQSMSAS